The genomic window CCTGGTGCTGCTGGTCCTGTTGGCATCGGCCCCTGGCCAGGCTGGCCACGTCCAGGCGGCCGGTGGGCACCGGGCACCGGACTTTACGCTCCGAGACGCGCAGGGGAGGCCAGTCCAACTCTCGCAGCTTCTCACAAAGAAGGCAGTGTTTCTCAACTTCTGGGCGACGTGGTGCGTGCCTTGCCGGGAGGAGATGCCCACGATGGAGCGGGCGTACCGCGAGTACAAGGC from Candidatus Rokuibacteriota bacterium includes these protein-coding regions:
- a CDS encoding redoxin domain-containing protein; translated protein: MGLRRARWAGGLVLLVLLASAPGQAGHVQAAGGHRAPDFTLRDAQGRPVQLSQLLTKKAVFLNFWATWCVPCREEMPTMERAYREYKA